A genomic stretch from Mycobacterium paraterrae includes:
- the istA gene encoding IS21 family transposase: protein MKSDGELMEILNAYDLTGSYRAAAELCGCSHHTVKKAVEDRNAGLPPATRRARMIDDWRDLLETWVADSKGKIRGDKAHDKLVALGYTGTDRTTRRSLAEIKAQWRLGNTRVHRPWITEPGLWLQYDFADGPLVAGRKIVLLVAWLAWSRYRVVVALRDRTAPSVFAGLDRIFRIVGGAPTYLLTDNEKTVTTGHIAGVPVRNRAAVTFGRYYGLSVLTCEPADPATKGGVENAVKLAKADIVPTETNLLPQYDSFADVEAACAGFTTEINARVHRITGRRPAEMLIQERPALHAVPDLPHTAALGVTRRVPDNTPMVTFDHCQYSLPATLLGQTVWIRDHDGTDEVVICALDGGGPVEVARHRRAAPGSPAINDDHFPEHRDKVPGDYRVRARTVSEQTFLALGPGAAVWLKEAAAVGTERILQKMAHAVELSALTGRADVDWALGHAGVHGRFATGDLDSILASKGMDTTRRGADEDTSLAQGTSGWNLFGRNVIDADEAGIA from the coding sequence TTGAAGTCTGACGGAGAACTCATGGAAATACTCAATGCCTACGACCTGACCGGGTCCTACCGCGCCGCGGCCGAGCTGTGTGGGTGCTCGCACCACACCGTGAAGAAAGCGGTCGAGGATCGCAACGCTGGGCTGCCCCCGGCCACGCGGCGGGCCCGGATGATCGATGATTGGCGCGACCTGCTGGAAACCTGGGTCGCTGATTCGAAGGGCAAGATCCGCGGCGACAAAGCCCACGACAAGCTGGTGGCGTTGGGCTACACCGGCACCGACCGCACCACCCGCCGTTCGTTGGCGGAGATCAAAGCGCAATGGCGCCTTGGCAATACACGCGTGCACCGGCCCTGGATCACCGAGCCAGGACTGTGGCTACAGTACGACTTCGCCGACGGCCCCCTTGTCGCCGGCCGCAAGATCGTGCTGCTCGTGGCGTGGCTGGCGTGGAGCCGCTACCGCGTCGTGGTGGCTTTGCGGGACCGCACCGCACCCAGTGTCTTCGCCGGCCTGGACCGCATCTTTCGCATCGTCGGTGGTGCTCCGACCTACCTGCTCACCGACAACGAGAAGACCGTCACCACTGGACACATCGCCGGAGTTCCGGTCCGCAACCGGGCCGCGGTCACCTTCGGCCGCTACTACGGCCTTTCGGTGCTGACGTGTGAACCCGCCGACCCAGCCACCAAGGGTGGGGTGGAGAACGCGGTGAAGCTCGCCAAAGCCGACATCGTGCCTACTGAGACCAACCTCCTGCCGCAGTACGACTCGTTCGCCGACGTCGAAGCCGCATGCGCCGGTTTCACCACCGAGATCAACGCCCGCGTGCACCGGATCACGGGACGCCGGCCGGCCGAGATGCTCATTCAGGAACGCCCGGCCCTGCACGCGGTTCCTGACCTGCCCCACACCGCCGCGTTGGGGGTGACCCGCCGGGTTCCCGACAACACCCCGATGGTCACCTTCGACCACTGCCAATACTCGCTGCCCGCAACTCTTCTGGGCCAGACAGTGTGGATCCGTGACCACGACGGCACCGATGAGGTGGTGATCTGCGCTCTTGATGGCGGCGGCCCGGTGGAGGTGGCGCGGCATCGCCGCGCCGCCCCCGGTAGTCCCGCCATCAACGATGACCACTTCCCTGAGCATCGGGACAAGGTGCCCGGTGATTACCGGGTGCGGGCCCGCACTGTCAGTGAGCAGACCTTCCTGGCGCTGGGGCCGGGTGCGGCGGTGTGGCTCAAAGAAGCCGCCGCCGTCGGCACCGAACGGATCCTGCAGAAGATGGCCCACGCGGTGGAACTGTCGGCGTTAACCGGCCGCGCCGATGTCGACTGGGCGCTCGGGCATGCTGGCGTGCACGGTCGCTTCGCCACCGGTGACCTTGATTCCATCCTCGCCAGCAAGGGCATGGACACCACTCGCCGCGGCGCCGACGAAGACACCTCCCTGGCGCAAGGAACCAGTGGGTGGAACTTATTCGGCCGCAACGTTATCGACGCTGACGAGGCAGGCATCGCGTGA
- a CDS encoding YdeI/OmpD-associated family protein — MPGGVVHKLPDDLRTALLTNPTALAAWKDITPLARNEFICWVDDAKQEKTRERRIHRTQEELEEGMRRPCCWPGCKHRERNGKA, encoded by the coding sequence GTGCCCGGCGGAGTGGTGCACAAGCTTCCGGACGACCTGCGTACAGCGCTTCTGACCAATCCGACGGCACTGGCCGCATGGAAAGACATCACGCCGTTGGCGCGCAACGAGTTCATCTGCTGGGTGGACGACGCCAAGCAGGAAAAGACCCGGGAGCGTCGGATCCACCGAACCCAGGAAGAACTCGAAGAGGGCATGCGCCGGCCGTGTTGCTGGCCGGGCTGCAAGCACCGCGAGCGCAACGGCAAGGCCTGA